The Castellaniella sp. genome includes a window with the following:
- a CDS encoding type II CAAX prenyl endopeptidase Rce1 family protein, giving the protein MTVSALLNRPAGLPTMGQEIVDFLRFVVHPKPGPRLGAHRLGPGVRVDFSLNAPLWRLVHWAVLLWMVNIFVFAPLALSAAEASGAQHRLDIHNLPWLTALIWAPIVEELTFRFALRRPVMLLWFVPIMAMIMVQGVGPVPILLAGVALLLALAPQWYPAGYRWQAAWVTPWRWRRRVRRLYPLLFHVVALTFAAVHLYNFRHTSINLVLMSLLVLPQWVTGLVLGWIRVKRGIGASMALHAIFNGGPLLLIGLVLHFAPQLAAY; this is encoded by the coding sequence CCTTGCTGAATCGTCCTGCTGGCCTGCCCACCATGGGGCAGGAAATCGTGGATTTTCTGCGTTTTGTCGTACACCCCAAACCAGGGCCACGGCTGGGTGCGCACCGCCTGGGGCCGGGCGTTCGCGTCGATTTTTCCTTGAACGCGCCATTGTGGCGGCTGGTGCACTGGGCGGTCCTGCTGTGGATGGTCAATATTTTTGTCTTTGCCCCGCTGGCGTTGTCCGCCGCCGAGGCCTCCGGGGCGCAACACCGCCTGGATATCCATAATCTGCCCTGGCTGACCGCCCTGATCTGGGCGCCGATCGTCGAAGAACTCACGTTCCGTTTTGCGCTGCGGCGGCCTGTCATGCTGCTGTGGTTTGTCCCGATCATGGCCATGATCATGGTCCAGGGGGTGGGGCCTGTGCCGATCTTGTTGGCCGGGGTGGCCTTGCTGCTGGCGCTGGCGCCTCAGTGGTATCCCGCTGGCTATCGCTGGCAGGCGGCTTGGGTGACGCCCTGGCGCTGGCGTCGACGTGTGCGCCGACTCTATCCCCTGTTATTTCATGTGGTCGCCCTGACCTTTGCTGCGGTGCATTTGTATAACTTCCGGCATACGTCCATCAATCTGGTGCTGATGTCTTTGCTGGTGCTGCCGCAGTGGGTCACCGGCCTGGTGTTGGGCTGGATTCGGGTGAAGCGCGGTATCGGGGCTTCGATGGCGCTGCATGCCATTTTCAATGGCGGTCCTTTGCTGCTGATCGGCCTGGTGCTGCACTTTGCCCCCCAACTGGCGGCGTATTGA
- a CDS encoding helix-turn-helix transcriptional regulator produces the protein MKILRIQEACNKISLSRTTLWRLCQQTDFPKPINLGGRAVGFLEHEIDRWLENQAAARPVSSRED, from the coding sequence ATGAAGATTCTGCGTATCCAGGAAGCCTGCAACAAGATTTCTCTCAGCCGTACGACCCTATGGCGTCTGTGTCAGCAAACAGATTTTCCCAAGCCGATCAATCTGGGCGGTCGCGCCGTCGGATTTCTGGAGCACGAGATCGATCGATGGCTGGAGAACCAAGCGGCTGCGCGTCCAGTTTCGTCCCGGGAGGACTGA
- the ychF gene encoding redox-regulated ATPase YchF: MALQCGIVGLPNVGKSTLFNALTKAGIAAENYPFCTIEPNVGVVEVPDPRLAQLSTIVKPERVVPAVVEFVDIAGLVAGASKGEGLGNQFLANIRETDAIVHVVRCFEDENVVHVAGRIDPISDIEVINTELALADLATADKILQKNRKLANSGDKEAIQLTALLERVVAALDAGKSVRSLGLDEDEQALIRGYCFITAKRTMYVANVRDDGFQDNPHLKVVQDYAAAENAPVVAVCAAIEAEIADLDEDDRTVFLEDMGMTEPGLDRVIRASYQLLGLQTYFTAGVKEVRAWTVHVGATAPQAAGVIHTDFERGFIRAQTIAFDDFIAYKGEQGAKEAGKMRAEGKDYIVKDGDVLNFLFNV; the protein is encoded by the coding sequence ATGGCACTGCAATGCGGCATCGTTGGCCTGCCCAACGTCGGTAAATCCACTCTGTTTAACGCCCTGACCAAGGCTGGCATCGCGGCGGAAAACTACCCTTTCTGCACCATCGAGCCCAATGTCGGCGTGGTCGAGGTGCCCGATCCCCGCCTGGCCCAGTTGTCCACCATCGTCAAACCCGAGCGTGTCGTGCCCGCCGTGGTCGAATTCGTCGATATCGCCGGCTTGGTGGCCGGGGCCTCGAAGGGCGAGGGCCTGGGCAATCAGTTCCTGGCCAATATCCGCGAAACAGACGCCATTGTGCACGTGGTGCGCTGCTTCGAGGACGAAAACGTGGTGCACGTCGCCGGTCGGATCGATCCGATCTCCGACATCGAAGTCATCAATACCGAACTCGCGCTGGCCGACCTGGCAACTGCCGACAAAATCCTGCAGAAAAATCGCAAACTGGCCAATTCCGGCGACAAGGAAGCCATCCAGCTAACCGCCTTGCTGGAGCGCGTGGTCGCTGCGCTGGACGCGGGTAAATCCGTGCGCAGCCTGGGGCTGGACGAAGACGAGCAGGCGTTGATTCGCGGCTACTGCTTCATCACCGCCAAGCGCACCATGTATGTCGCCAACGTGCGCGACGATGGTTTCCAGGACAACCCTCATCTGAAAGTCGTGCAGGACTACGCCGCCGCCGAAAACGCTCCCGTGGTGGCCGTGTGCGCCGCCATCGAAGCCGAGATCGCCGATCTGGACGAAGACGACAGAACCGTCTTCCTGGAAGACATGGGCATGACCGAACCGGGCCTGGATCGCGTCATCCGCGCCAGCTACCAGTTGTTGGGCCTGCAGACCTACTTCACTGCCGGTGTCAAAGAAGTCCGCGCCTGGACGGTACACGTCGGCGCCACCGCCCCGCAGGCCGCTGGCGTCATTCACACCGATTTTGAACGCGGCTTCATCCGCGCCCAGACCATCGCCTTTGACGACTTCATCGCTTATAAGGGTGAACAAGGCGCCAAGGAAGCCGGGAAAATGCGGGCTGAAGGCAAGGACTATATTGTTAAAGACGGGGATGTGCTGAATTTCCTGTTTAACGTCTAG
- a CDS encoding ATP-binding protein — translation MAQADTLVALVKAASSGDQSSFRKLTEALIQEERGKGHRILAERLEKALRASAHQPTSFQSSVTTARPTQTGGIAPKDLIAELIPERSLESLVLSESIRGQLREVVEEQHRAELLHAHGLSPRHRILLAGAPGNGKTSVAEALAFELMVPLIVVRYESLIGSYLGETSIRLKALLDYARTRRCVLLFDEFETLGKERGDTHETGEIKRVVSSLLLQLDDLPDYVVVVAASNHPELLDRAVWRRFQVRLELPLPTRAQLTAFVASISERGKVNFGLAPETIAKRLLGLSFSEVEEFCLGVVRRAVLDQSVDNAKTIVFSRLEQWKKRLKPANKDASDE, via the coding sequence ATGGCACAAGCTGATACCTTGGTCGCCCTGGTAAAAGCAGCCAGCAGCGGCGACCAATCTTCTTTTCGAAAGTTGACCGAAGCCTTGATTCAAGAAGAACGCGGCAAAGGACACCGAATCCTAGCCGAGCGTCTGGAAAAGGCATTACGAGCGTCTGCTCATCAACCAACCTCGTTCCAGTCTTCCGTGACAACGGCGCGACCAACCCAGACAGGGGGTATCGCACCGAAAGATCTGATTGCCGAGTTAATACCAGAGCGTTCACTGGAAAGCTTGGTGCTTAGTGAGAGTATTCGCGGGCAGTTACGAGAAGTTGTCGAAGAGCAGCATCGTGCTGAGTTGCTGCATGCTCACGGCTTGAGCCCAAGGCATCGAATCTTACTGGCTGGGGCGCCAGGGAACGGTAAAACATCGGTTGCTGAAGCGTTGGCATTTGAATTGATGGTGCCGCTGATCGTTGTGCGCTATGAGTCGTTGATTGGCAGCTACCTGGGTGAAACTTCTATCCGCTTGAAAGCCTTGCTTGACTACGCTCGAACACGGCGCTGCGTGTTGCTCTTTGACGAATTCGAGACATTGGGCAAAGAGCGAGGTGACACTCATGAAACGGGGGAGATAAAGCGTGTCGTCAGTTCTTTGCTGCTTCAACTCGATGATCTTCCAGATTATGTCGTTGTCGTTGCTGCTAGCAATCACCCAGAACTCTTGGATAGAGCCGTTTGGCGACGCTTTCAGGTTCGACTGGAACTCCCCCTTCCCACACGCGCACAGTTGACTGCGTTCGTCGCCTCGATTAGCGAACGCGGCAAAGTCAATTTTGGCTTGGCACCTGAGACCATCGCGAAACGACTCTTAGGCCTCAGCTTTTCAGAGGTGGAAGAGTTCTGCCTGGGGGTAGTTCGGCGAGCGGTATTGGATCAATCAGTAGATAACGCTAAAACCATCGTTTTTTCCAGGCTGGAGCAATGGAAGAAACGGTTGAAACCTGCCAATAAAGACGCATCAGACGAATAA
- a CDS encoding restriction endonuclease, producing the protein MARMWMVRGEGGSLYDAFRERGVAAVGWNQLAAHAKPGVGRKQLITLYQSAEPQAKQGTVVSGASQVWRFVNDIQSGDWVITYSPANRLYSIGKVIGPAEHHPEWAEQGMPLARKVQWQTQELPRDSLGTSTKNSLGSTLTLFEVPSGAAAEVLAALKGKPISAAEDEAEEVIADPLADIDSQALERIKDQVNELDWDDMQQLVAGILRAMGYKTQVSPPGSDRGKDIVASPDGFGFEHPRIVVEVKHRKGQMGSQEIRSFLGGRHKDDRGLYVSTGGFTKDAQYEADRASIPLAMWTLDHVVRALIEHYDATDAETKRIVPLKRLYWPA; encoded by the coding sequence ATGGCACGGATGTGGATGGTGCGCGGTGAAGGCGGCAGCCTGTACGATGCCTTTCGTGAGCGCGGCGTGGCCGCTGTGGGCTGGAATCAATTAGCGGCCCATGCTAAACCCGGTGTCGGGCGCAAGCAGCTAATCACCCTGTATCAGTCCGCCGAGCCTCAGGCAAAACAAGGCACAGTGGTGTCGGGTGCATCCCAGGTCTGGCGATTTGTCAACGACATCCAGAGTGGCGATTGGGTCATCACCTATTCACCAGCCAATCGTCTGTATTCAATTGGCAAGGTCATTGGCCCAGCCGAACATCATCCGGAGTGGGCCGAGCAAGGTATGCCGCTGGCGCGCAAGGTGCAGTGGCAAACGCAGGAACTACCGCGCGACAGCTTGGGCACCAGTACAAAAAACAGCCTGGGTTCCACCTTGACCCTGTTCGAGGTGCCGTCCGGCGCGGCAGCCGAAGTGCTTGCAGCACTGAAGGGTAAACCGATATCGGCGGCGGAAGATGAAGCCGAAGAAGTCATCGCCGACCCGCTGGCTGACATTGACTCCCAGGCATTGGAGCGCATCAAGGACCAGGTCAACGAACTCGACTGGGACGATATGCAGCAACTGGTCGCCGGCATCCTGCGCGCCATGGGCTACAAGACCCAGGTCTCGCCACCCGGTTCCGACCGGGGCAAGGATATCGTCGCCTCACCCGATGGCTTTGGCTTTGAACACCCGCGCATCGTCGTGGAGGTCAAACACCGCAAGGGGCAGATGGGCAGCCAGGAAATTCGTAGCTTCCTTGGTGGCCGCCACAAGGATGATCGTGGACTGTATGTCAGCACTGGCGGCTTCACCAAGGATGCCCAGTACGAAGCAGACCGGGCATCTATCCCCCTGGCGATGTGGACGCTGGATCATGTGGTGCGTGCCCTGATCGAGCACTACGATGCTACGGACGCCGAAACCAAACGCATCGTGCCACTGAAGCGGCTGTACTGGCCCGCGTGA
- a CDS encoding tyrosine-type recombinase/integrase encodes MLTDAHCRNAKPRDKLYRLNDHRGLYLEVKPSGVKAWRYRYTLSGKASMYALGNYSEVTLSQARELCEAARKLVKQGINPAQQRQLDRVRRASEAKNTFEAVAREWLQTKDWKDVTKDRRLDMLTRVVFPSIGKMPVRDVTPAHVLGILQATVKRGAPSVAAEARRTMSAVFEFAVATLRADTDPVWPVRKAIPVNKTQHKTALTVEQIGKLLRDFDNHRCTFQVNYCMQLMWWTLVRPSEAAEAEWSEFDLAAATWSIPARRMKAKKAHTVPLPNQAVEMLKGLHMLTGGRRNLFPGRDNRNGPMSVASLRQALKVLGWSGVYSPHATRTTGSTRLNEMGYRPDAIEAQLAHADQNNVRRAYNHATYFDERRAMMQDWADHLEAWKNK; translated from the coding sequence ATGCTCACGGACGCGCATTGCCGCAATGCCAAGCCTCGGGACAAGCTGTATCGGCTCAATGACCATCGTGGTCTCTATCTGGAGGTCAAGCCCTCTGGCGTAAAGGCTTGGCGCTATCGCTATACCCTCAGTGGCAAGGCCAGCATGTATGCCTTGGGCAATTATTCCGAAGTGACGCTATCCCAGGCTCGCGAGCTTTGTGAAGCTGCGCGCAAGCTTGTGAAGCAGGGTATCAACCCCGCCCAGCAACGGCAGCTCGACCGCGTCAGGCGGGCCAGCGAGGCGAAAAATACCTTTGAAGCAGTCGCCAGGGAATGGCTGCAGACGAAAGACTGGAAGGATGTGACCAAGGATCGACGCTTGGACATGCTGACGCGCGTCGTCTTTCCGAGTATCGGCAAGATGCCGGTGCGCGATGTTACCCCGGCACATGTTCTGGGCATTCTGCAGGCCACAGTGAAACGTGGAGCGCCCTCGGTGGCGGCCGAGGCGCGGCGGACAATGTCGGCTGTATTTGAGTTCGCTGTGGCGACCTTGCGTGCAGATACGGATCCTGTCTGGCCAGTGCGCAAGGCAATCCCGGTCAATAAAACCCAGCACAAAACGGCGCTGACGGTCGAGCAGATCGGCAAGCTGCTGCGCGATTTTGACAATCACCGCTGCACTTTTCAGGTTAACTACTGCATGCAACTGATGTGGTGGACACTGGTACGGCCTTCTGAGGCCGCTGAAGCGGAGTGGTCCGAGTTTGACCTAGCCGCAGCTACCTGGAGCATTCCTGCACGACGGATGAAGGCCAAGAAAGCTCATACCGTGCCTTTGCCGAACCAGGCAGTGGAAATGCTCAAAGGACTGCATATGCTGACAGGCGGCCGCAGAAACCTTTTCCCGGGCCGGGATAATCGTAATGGGCCGATGTCGGTGGCCTCCTTGCGCCAGGCCTTGAAGGTGCTAGGGTGGAGCGGGGTATATAGCCCGCATGCCACCCGAACAACCGGTAGCACGCGATTGAATGAAATGGGATACCGGCCGGATGCTATCGAAGCTCAGCTGGCCCATGCGGATCAGAATAACGTGCGCCGCGCCTACAACCATGCGACTTACTTTGATGAGCGTAGAGCGATGATGCAGGATTGGGCGGATCACTTGGAGGCGTGGAAAAACAAATGA
- a CDS encoding S8 family peptidase, which translates to MPDEYLPLLVFPEKRILQPEKGNGFSPGKQNLPGHDAQVARIGRQIEHLEEDFARYQASLTGALAGLEPEMVLVIEIVGRLDDFRQAVEAAGLEWLGETEIDDLEAEDDGFHERDAAGQPAVKPLSGRMFLAMSNMAGMQEILALWEQWKANKSLPHGKTKWKAVFEQLNVLRRWGIEETLVETGMIDRWQDLLEPLNPEEKIRFQIELFYRKRAERRRNNEAAIRSLLEGLGGQTLSEFLDMPQIAFHAVKAELPAHAIQSLLDQVAADRTDIDIELFKFAGIMYFRPTGQSLAVSGEGEGEPAAFPESVSELPPVAALLDGAPLQLHEALKDRLLVDDTFGLEATYQPGERKHGTAMASLILHGDRSNPESEPLPHRLYCIPVMQPDHQTREHDEHVPDEVFFEDRIQIAVRRMFEGSGDVPAQAPTVKVINLSIGDTAREFIHTPSPWARLLDWLAYRHRVLFCVSAGNYCDEIDIGLNQQQFAALSDVEKISATVKAISNSLTSRRLLSPAEAMNAITVGAAHADDSGDAYPQFGQRVDVLPSPTLLSPATRLGFGFKRSIKPDILMPGGRQLYNAPVLNGSTQYSVNNSIGAPGQKVALDSEQQGVLNKVAFWRGTSNATALATRGAVRLYDMLDRLRNEEGEDIPETLMSVLMKALLVHGAKQDDAGKQHIEQALKDARNSRQFKRVITRYLGYGAVDIERVLTCTAQRATVLGCGEIRENEVHEYAFPIPPGFSSQKIWRRLIVTLAWLTPINPDHRNLREAKLTLEPGGGNWANQTLGLERQDGDWRQVERGTVQHEVLEGKKQIQAFEDGETLRIRVTCKKDATARLDAVIPYGLAVTLEAKEDIPIYQQVRARIKQPVRIAPGVGR; encoded by the coding sequence ATGCCTGATGAGTACTTGCCGTTGCTGGTTTTTCCTGAAAAGCGAATTCTCCAGCCAGAAAAGGGCAACGGTTTTTCTCCGGGAAAACAGAATTTGCCCGGTCATGATGCCCAAGTAGCCCGTATTGGAAGACAGATCGAGCATCTGGAAGAAGACTTCGCACGCTATCAGGCCAGCCTGACTGGTGCACTGGCCGGGCTCGAACCTGAAATGGTCTTGGTCATCGAGATCGTTGGACGCCTGGACGACTTCCGACAAGCCGTTGAAGCTGCGGGCTTGGAGTGGCTAGGAGAGACGGAAATCGACGACCTGGAGGCTGAGGATGATGGTTTCCATGAGCGAGATGCTGCCGGTCAACCTGCAGTTAAGCCGCTGAGCGGTCGCATGTTTTTGGCCATGAGCAACATGGCGGGCATGCAAGAGATTCTCGCACTTTGGGAGCAATGGAAAGCTAATAAAAGCCTGCCCCACGGAAAAACAAAGTGGAAAGCCGTTTTCGAGCAATTGAACGTGTTGAGGCGCTGGGGTATTGAGGAGACATTGGTCGAAACAGGAATGATCGACCGCTGGCAGGACCTGCTTGAACCCCTCAACCCCGAAGAGAAAATACGATTTCAAATTGAGCTTTTCTACCGCAAGAGGGCTGAGAGGCGTCGAAATAATGAAGCAGCAATTCGTTCATTGCTTGAAGGCCTCGGAGGCCAAACGCTTTCGGAGTTCCTTGATATGCCTCAGATCGCATTCCATGCGGTCAAGGCCGAATTGCCTGCTCACGCCATTCAGTCGCTGCTCGATCAAGTAGCTGCGGATAGAACTGATATCGACATCGAACTGTTCAAATTCGCCGGCATCATGTATTTCCGCCCTACCGGGCAAAGCCTGGCGGTTTCTGGGGAGGGCGAGGGAGAGCCGGCTGCGTTCCCCGAAAGTGTCAGTGAACTTCCTCCTGTCGCAGCGCTCCTTGATGGCGCTCCCTTGCAATTGCATGAAGCGCTGAAAGACCGACTGCTGGTTGATGACACCTTTGGCTTGGAGGCCACTTATCAACCTGGCGAGCGTAAGCATGGCACCGCCATGGCTTCCTTAATTCTTCATGGGGATCGCAGCAATCCCGAGTCCGAACCGCTACCGCACAGACTGTATTGCATCCCGGTGATGCAGCCTGACCATCAGACACGCGAACATGATGAACATGTGCCGGATGAAGTTTTCTTTGAAGACCGCATCCAGATTGCCGTTCGGCGCATGTTCGAAGGCTCTGGCGACGTCCCCGCGCAAGCGCCTACGGTCAAGGTCATCAATCTTTCCATTGGTGATACAGCACGGGAATTTATCCACACGCCGAGTCCCTGGGCACGGTTGCTTGACTGGTTGGCCTACCGCCACCGCGTGCTGTTCTGCGTCAGCGCGGGCAACTACTGCGACGAAATTGATATCGGACTCAATCAACAGCAGTTCGCCGCTCTTTCTGATGTCGAAAAGATAAGCGCCACCGTCAAAGCGATATCAAATAGCCTGACCTCCCGGCGTCTGCTTTCGCCGGCAGAAGCGATGAACGCCATTACGGTAGGAGCTGCTCACGCCGATGATTCTGGAGATGCATATCCGCAATTTGGCCAGCGTGTCGATGTGCTGCCTTCACCAACACTGCTCAGCCCTGCCACCCGCCTGGGCTTTGGTTTTAAACGCTCCATAAAGCCTGACATCCTCATGCCCGGAGGTCGGCAACTCTACAATGCCCCTGTGCTGAATGGTTCTACCCAATACAGTGTCAACAACTCCATCGGTGCGCCAGGCCAAAAGGTCGCACTGGACAGCGAGCAGCAAGGCGTTTTGAACAAAGTAGCTTTCTGGCGTGGCACCAGCAATGCGACGGCCCTAGCCACACGAGGTGCGGTGCGGCTGTACGACATGCTGGACAGACTACGTAACGAGGAGGGGGAGGATATTCCCGAGACGTTGATGTCGGTGCTGATGAAGGCGCTACTGGTACATGGCGCTAAGCAAGACGACGCTGGCAAGCAACACATCGAACAAGCGCTGAAAGATGCGCGCAACTCTCGTCAGTTCAAACGAGTCATCACGCGCTACCTTGGCTATGGAGCCGTGGATATCGAGCGTGTGCTGACATGTACTGCCCAGCGAGCAACCGTTCTCGGCTGCGGAGAGATACGAGAAAACGAGGTGCATGAGTATGCCTTCCCTATCCCTCCCGGATTCTCTTCCCAAAAGATTTGGCGGCGGCTAATCGTGACCTTGGCTTGGCTGACACCGATCAATCCGGACCATCGCAATCTCCGGGAGGCCAAACTGACGCTAGAGCCCGGCGGGGGGAATTGGGCAAACCAAACTCTGGGTCTAGAGCGCCAAGACGGAGACTGGCGGCAGGTGGAGCGTGGCACCGTGCAGCATGAAGTGCTCGAAGGCAAGAAGCAGATCCAGGCCTTCGAGGATGGCGAGACCTTGCGCATTCGCGTCACCTGCAAAAAGGACGCAACTGCACGCCTCGATGCTGTCATTCCCTACGGGCTCGCTGTGACGTTGGAAGCGAAGGAAGACATTCCGATCTATCAGCAAGTCCGCGCCCGTATCAAGCAGCCGGTGCGTATTGCACCGGGCGTAGGGCGATGA
- a CDS encoding helix-turn-helix domain-containing protein, producing MKRCVIGICQVNGSCSVPDWCEPPSIWFPSFASLAAVLSDDNRRLLRLIHDKQPKSLTELAALSGRKLSNLSRTLRLMADYGLVSLQRNVRDVQPTVLAIEFLVVLD from the coding sequence ATGAAGCGATGTGTCATCGGCATATGTCAAGTTAATGGTTCGTGTTCTGTTCCCGATTGGTGCGAGCCACCCAGTATCTGGTTTCCGTCATTTGCGTCGCTGGCAGCCGTGCTCTCGGATGACAATCGTCGTCTGCTGCGTTTGATCCATGACAAGCAGCCCAAGTCTCTGACAGAGTTGGCAGCACTGAGCGGACGCAAACTGTCGAACCTGTCACGCACCTTGCGGTTGATGGCCGATTATGGACTGGTGTCGCTACAACGCAATGTCCGAGATGTTCAGCCCACCGTGTTGGCGATCGAATTTTTGGTTGTGCTGGATTGA
- a CDS encoding class I SAM-dependent DNA methyltransferase encodes MKPIEQQFFNDLERKLWTAADKLRSNLDAAVYKHIVLGLIFLKYISDAFEERQRELREQFTDPDHDYYMDPDEYGGAGTQEYEENIAAELEVRDYYTEKNVFWVPVEARWQTLRDCAQLPPKAALPWNKPGKDESEEMRSVGWLIDNAMEAVERENIRLKNVLNKDFARVQLDSSKLAGLISHFSDTDFSAKEYKGQLLDLKSKDILGHVYEYFLGQFALAEGKKGGQYYTPKSIVTLIVEMLQPFKGRVYDPAMGSGGFFVQSEEFVERHTGQIKNGKRDISVYGQESNPTTWRLAAMNMAIRGIDFNFGSGPADTLLDDLHPDLRADFVMANPPFNMKEWWNEKLAADPRWIAGTPPPSNANFAWLQHMFWHLAPTGSMALLLANGSMSSNTNNEGEIRKRLIEDDYVECMVALPGQLFTNTQIPACIWFLTRDKQNGFALDKKKRDRRGELLFIDARQLGYMKDRVLRDFTSDNIQKIADTFHAWQQGERYEDVPGFCYSATLKDVRKHEHVLTPGRYVGAEEQEDDGEPFAEKMQRLTAQLAEQFTESAKLEAEIKKNLAGLGYVVED; translated from the coding sequence ATGAAACCCATAGAACAACAATTCTTCAACGACTTGGAAAGAAAGCTCTGGACCGCTGCCGACAAGTTGCGATCCAACCTTGATGCAGCCGTGTACAAGCACATCGTGCTCGGGCTGATCTTCCTCAAATACATTTCCGATGCCTTCGAAGAACGGCAACGCGAACTGCGCGAACAGTTCACCGATCCAGACCATGACTACTACATGGACCCGGACGAATACGGTGGCGCGGGCACGCAGGAGTACGAAGAGAACATCGCCGCCGAGCTGGAAGTCCGCGACTACTACACCGAGAAGAACGTGTTCTGGGTGCCGGTGGAAGCACGCTGGCAAACCCTACGCGATTGCGCGCAACTGCCGCCCAAGGCAGCTCTGCCTTGGAATAAACCGGGCAAGGACGAGTCGGAGGAAATGCGCTCGGTCGGCTGGTTGATCGACAATGCCATGGAAGCTGTCGAGCGCGAGAACATCCGTCTGAAGAATGTGCTCAACAAGGACTTCGCCCGCGTGCAGCTCGACTCCAGCAAGCTGGCCGGGCTGATCAGCCACTTCTCGGATACAGACTTCAGTGCCAAGGAATACAAAGGCCAGCTGCTGGACCTGAAATCCAAGGACATCCTCGGCCACGTCTACGAATACTTCCTCGGCCAGTTCGCCCTGGCTGAAGGTAAGAAGGGTGGCCAGTATTACACGCCCAAGAGCATCGTCACCCTGATCGTGGAAATGCTCCAACCGTTCAAGGGTCGTGTCTATGACCCCGCCATGGGCTCTGGCGGTTTCTTCGTGCAGAGCGAGGAATTTGTCGAACGCCACACTGGGCAGATCAAGAACGGCAAACGCGATATCAGCGTCTACGGCCAGGAGAGCAACCCCACCACCTGGCGGTTGGCCGCCATGAACATGGCCATTCGCGGCATCGACTTCAACTTCGGCAGCGGCCCGGCGGACACTTTACTCGACGACCTACATCCGGATTTGCGTGCTGACTTCGTCATGGCCAATCCACCCTTCAACATGAAGGAATGGTGGAACGAAAAATTGGCAGCCGACCCGCGCTGGATCGCCGGCACGCCGCCGCCAAGCAACGCTAACTTTGCCTGGTTGCAGCACATGTTCTGGCATCTGGCGCCCACCGGCAGCATGGCATTGCTGCTGGCTAATGGCTCCATGAGCTCCAACACCAACAACGAAGGCGAAATCCGCAAGCGGCTAATCGAGGACGACTATGTGGAATGCATGGTTGCACTACCCGGCCAGCTGTTCACCAATACCCAGATCCCAGCCTGCATCTGGTTTTTGACCCGCGACAAGCAGAACGGCTTCGCGCTGGACAAGAAGAAGCGCGACCGGCGCGGTGAGCTCCTGTTTATCGACGCCCGCCAGTTGGGCTACATGAAAGACCGCGTACTACGCGATTTCACCTCGGACAACATCCAGAAAATCGCCGATACTTTCCATGCTTGGCAGCAGGGCGAGAGGTATGAAGATGTACCGGGCTTCTGCTACTCCGCCACGCTGAAAGACGTGCGCAAGCACGAGCATGTGCTCACGCCGGGGCGCTATGTGGGAGCAGAGGAGCAAGAAGATGACGGCGAGCCCTTTGCCGAAAAGATGCAGCGGCTGACCGCGCAACTGGCCGAGCAGTTTACGGAGAGTGCGAAGCTGGAGGCAGAGATCAAGAAGAATTTGGCAGGGCTGGGTTATGTCGTTGAAGACTGA